The following are encoded together in the Aerococcus mictus genome:
- a CDS encoding YPDG domain-containing protein encodes MLSKNNQHEQIRKRSQRNYHYAIKNLKIGVFSVAVSVGLSFLGQGAIVQAAELQAADTLPSSATVVDENAKENKNSPVQPEAVHAETPASNTQASNKPAEVQPEAVKPAQTGQADTAQAEATKPAKAEPTAEVQPVSDEKENKVSNAEKAASPQAEKPAKDVAQPEKGEEKSAPKQDAASENSEVRAVNYEGDSAVTYTSLDKVQLPEYAGIFSHDYFNEDKNATTPAAIADFVKEALKDKGLGDDVTYTVDKASFNQALAKTGGPARVENSGDVIVTLKQGNVSKTIKVRALYFRPSYTSWEKDLTKIETPHSKPDKKDYYKKDDHVRSSHSSHNAGKLNVADPNNYTLTEEEKNKIINDFKAVNTNLGLKDPKYSVDDKGNLTITEGDFSTVIPRDYFISNFGFVKDILVFQKEGEKEAYPLTNPIKVPVRNDKEYKDLWGANGTGIKKKGYPSKFKYAIQKDKDGNKFLVLSGTYNNTNNEPRKNGKYEIWGKYGIGSHADKPQDYFQSFTNVYRVRVLRTKNGTIIKNLDTEKITPEELENAAGVDYKKLYALNSPDDPKGTTDAQVRAAVKARITEEFDASGLKHQIGIQNFTGRAIADKHKDSDRFNEENISNEFVATAIYYSEKIKETLVKDPANLNPNEIASIKAKIEERNKALGLSDDDITVDQSGNISIRIKDPNSKEKDGKTTVKFTKSAPLVTASYPVKTVQAGDTETLEITPSKKDDPNYKFPEGTKFELPSGDGVSNPNGLTVDPKTGKITYKAPADAEEKDVEGTINVTLPGEDKPTPIPYLIHVQRPSYANVRYVTSDGKDIDPKFRAEAEDKYPSEIKGKRDTRVIEYAGQKDFSAPKFVGYVFEKPQVNGQNQNFNPQKNATLELVYRKIDEIIPADSGQGKPDGYVKVTFKDVEGGKLDQADADKVYFVNPKAGVKISENGANLVGKDKNGKEQKVALPKVSADDKYKVNYHKPSANETTTWAYDKYDQVGKEITEDKEFTAQVLKQLEPKYKDETGIPGEKVTVKKPNFTDKDNNPTTEPAGTTYERGENAPEGVTVNKDGSLTVKVPEGAKDGDVITVPVKVTYPDGTTDTVEAKVTVKDQSQKVEPAYTPETAKPGETKKVAKPSFTDKDGQKVDEPKDAKYTAPDKDAKDLPKGVTVKEDGTLTVKVPNGAKDGSDIEVPVTVNPDGSLDVKIPENAKDGVEVKVPVKVTYSDGTTDPVNAKVTVVDQSQKVEPAYTPETAKPGETKKVAKPSFTGKDGQKVDEPKDAKYTAPDKDAKDLPKGVTVKEDGTLTVKVPNGAKDGSDIEVPVTVNPDGSLDVKIPENAKDGIEVKVPVKVTYPDDTSDTVDAKVTVVDQSQKVEPAYTPETAKPGETKKVSKPSFTDKDGNPTNEPEKTNYTTPDKDKLPEGVTVKEDGTLTVKVPNGAKDGSDIEVPVTVNPDGSLDVKIPENAKDGVEVKVPVKVTYPDGTTDTVNAKVTVVDQSQKVEPAYTPETAKPGETKKVSKPSFTDKDGNPTNEPEKTSYTALDKDKLPEGVTVKEDGTLTVKVPNGAKDGSDIEVPVTVNPDGSLDVKIPENAKDGVEVKVPVKVTYPDGTSDTVDAKVAVVDQSQKVQPKYDDKTGTPGQEVPVEKPNFTDKDNKPTKVPEGTKYELGKDAPQGVTVNPDGSLSVKVPEGAKDGDVITVPVKVTYPDGTTDTVNAKVTVKDQSQKVEPKYEDKTGTPGQEVPVEKPNFTDKDNKPTKVPEGTKYELGKDAPQGVTVNPDGSLNVKVPEGAKDGDVITVPVKVTYPDGTTDTVEAKVTVVDQSQKVEPKYGEKTGTPGQEVPVEKPVFTDKDGNPTKTPEGAKYELGKDAPQGVTVNPDGSLSVKVPEGAKDGDVIAVPVKVTYPDGTTDTVEAKVTVVDQSQKVQPKYDDKTGTPGKEAKVDKPNFTDKDGNPTKTPEGTKYELGKDAPQGVTVNPDGSLSVKVPEGAKDGDVIAVPVKVTYPDGTTDTVEAKVTVVDQSQKVQPKYDDKTGTPGKEAKVDKPNFTDKDGNPTKTPEGTKYELGKDAPQGVTVNPDGSLSVKVPEGAKDGDVIAVPVKVTYPDGTTDTVEAKVTVVDQSQKVQPKYDDKTGTPGKEAKVEKPNFTDKGGNPTKTPEGAKYELGKDAPQGVTVNPDGSLTVKVPEGAKDGDVITVPVKVTYPDGTTDTVEAKVTVVDQSQKVEPKYGDKTGTPGQEVPVEKPNFTDKDGKTTPAPEGTKYELGKDAPEGVTVHPDGSLTVKVPEGAKDGDVITVPVKVTYPDGTTDTVEAKVTVSDQSQKYTPKPVITLVDDLNKITKEEQDQAVKSLKDFNKDLPKDTVITIDKDGNAIFTYPDGTKDLIEKDKVFAERETTLPPVFDKVKEGDKQISGKTEAFAKVIVTIPGLDKPVEVTADKDGNFLVPVPDGVTLKAKDKITAIAQGKDKKVSKVGEVIVDEIPTSPLPSPSSPKPASPSLEPSHPAAPKTEDNDHPSQETDHSQQPSQTTVTDHSQQAKTDHSTETIAKEDSQSAATASPKLSRVEEKESQTKKAAQTENANTSLPKTGVVAAPVALELLLVAAGAILALPSKRKNK; translated from the coding sequence ATGTTAAGTAAAAATAATCAACATGAGCAGATACGTAAGCGTAGTCAACGGAACTATCACTATGCTATCAAGAATCTTAAAATAGGTGTATTTTCAGTAGCTGTATCGGTAGGATTGAGTTTTCTAGGCCAAGGGGCTATTGTCCAAGCCGCAGAACTCCAAGCTGCTGACACGCTACCAAGTTCTGCTACTGTTGTCGATGAGAATGCAAAAGAAAATAAGAATAGTCCAGTACAACCTGAAGCTGTCCACGCTGAAACGCCTGCTTCCAATACACAAGCAAGCAACAAGCCAGCTGAAGTTCAGCCAGAAGCGGTAAAACCAGCCCAAACTGGTCAAGCAGACACGGCTCAAGCAGAAGCGACAAAACCTGCTAAAGCTGAGCCCACAGCTGAAGTTCAACCAGTATCTGACGAAAAAGAGAATAAAGTAAGTAATGCAGAGAAGGCAGCTTCTCCACAGGCTGAAAAACCTGCAAAAGATGTTGCTCAACCCGAAAAGGGAGAAGAAAAATCTGCCCCCAAACAGGATGCAGCTTCCGAAAATTCTGAAGTTCGGGCCGTGAATTATGAGGGGGATTCAGCCGTTACCTATACCTCGTTAGATAAGGTACAATTACCAGAATATGCGGGGATCTTCTCACATGATTACTTCAATGAAGATAAAAATGCGACAACTCCAGCAGCAATCGCTGACTTTGTCAAGGAAGCTCTTAAAGATAAGGGATTAGGTGATGACGTTACTTATACCGTCGACAAGGCTTCCTTTAACCAAGCTCTTGCTAAGACAGGAGGTCCAGCTCGGGTTGAAAATAGTGGTGACGTTATAGTTACTTTGAAACAAGGAAATGTAAGCAAGACGATCAAGGTAAGAGCCCTTTATTTCAGACCATCCTATACGTCATGGGAAAAAGACTTAACTAAAATTGAAACGCCACATTCTAAGCCTGATAAGAAAGACTATTATAAAAAAGATGATCATGTGCGTTCCAGCCACTCTTCCCATAATGCAGGAAAATTGAATGTCGCTGATCCAAACAACTACACTCTAACTGAAGAAGAGAAGAATAAAATTATTAATGACTTTAAGGCAGTTAATACTAACCTAGGCTTAAAGGATCCCAAATATTCTGTAGATGACAAGGGAAATCTAACAATTACTGAAGGTGACTTTTCTACGGTAATTCCCCGGGATTATTTTATTTCTAACTTTGGTTTTGTGAAGGATATCTTAGTCTTCCAAAAAGAGGGTGAGAAGGAAGCTTATCCACTGACCAATCCTATTAAGGTTCCAGTAAGAAATGACAAGGAATATAAAGACCTTTGGGGTGCTAATGGGACTGGGATTAAAAAGAAGGGATATCCTTCTAAATTTAAATATGCCATTCAAAAAGACAAAGATGGCAATAAGTTCCTAGTACTTTCGGGGACTTACAATAATACGAACAACGAACCTCGCAAAAATGGGAAATATGAGATTTGGGGGAAATATGGTATTGGTAGTCACGCCGACAAACCCCAAGATTACTTCCAATCCTTCACCAATGTTTATAGGGTTCGCGTCTTACGGACTAAAAATGGCACAATCATTAAGAATTTAGACACAGAAAAGATTACTCCTGAAGAACTTGAAAACGCAGCAGGAGTTGACTACAAAAAGTTATATGCACTCAACTCTCCAGACGATCCAAAAGGGACCACTGATGCACAAGTACGGGCAGCTGTTAAGGCTAGAATCACCGAAGAATTCGATGCTTCAGGATTAAAACATCAAATTGGGATCCAAAACTTTACCGGTAGAGCCATTGCTGATAAGCATAAGGATAGTGACCGCTTCAATGAAGAGAATATTTCTAATGAATTCGTAGCAACTGCTATCTATTACTCTGAAAAGATCAAGGAAACCCTGGTCAAAGATCCTGCTAACTTAAACCCAAATGAAATCGCGTCCATCAAAGCCAAGATAGAGGAACGCAACAAGGCACTTGGCCTATCTGATGATGACATTACGGTTGACCAATCAGGTAATATTTCCATCCGTATTAAAGATCCAAACTCTAAAGAAAAAGACGGCAAGACGACAGTCAAATTCACGAAATCAGCGCCTTTGGTAACTGCAAGTTATCCAGTAAAAACCGTTCAAGCAGGGGACACAGAGACCTTAGAGATCACACCAAGTAAGAAGGATGACCCTAACTACAAATTCCCTGAAGGTACAAAATTTGAATTGCCAAGTGGAGATGGCGTAAGCAATCCAAATGGTTTAACCGTGGATCCAAAGACCGGTAAAATCACCTACAAGGCGCCAGCAGATGCTGAAGAGAAGGATGTCGAGGGAACGATCAATGTGACCTTACCAGGTGAAGACAAGCCAACACCTATTCCTTATCTCATCCATGTTCAACGTCCAAGTTACGCCAACGTGAGATATGTCACAAGTGATGGCAAGGATATTGATCCTAAGTTTAGAGCAGAAGCTGAAGACAAGTATCCAAGTGAGATTAAAGGTAAACGCGATACTCGAGTCATCGAATACGCAGGGCAAAAAGACTTCTCAGCACCTAAATTTGTTGGTTATGTCTTCGAAAAACCACAAGTAAATGGCCAAAACCAAAACTTCAATCCACAAAAGAATGCAACCCTAGAACTTGTCTATAGAAAAATTGATGAAATCATTCCAGCTGACTCCGGACAAGGCAAGCCTGACGGTTATGTTAAGGTGACCTTTAAGGATGTTGAAGGCGGCAAATTAGACCAAGCGGATGCTGATAAGGTTTACTTCGTCAATCCAAAAGCGGGCGTCAAAATTTCAGAGAATGGCGCGAACTTAGTGGGCAAGGACAAGAATGGTAAAGAGCAAAAAGTTGCCCTGCCAAAAGTTTCTGCCGATGATAAATATAAGGTTAACTATCACAAACCTTCTGCTAATGAAACCACAACTTGGGCTTACGATAAATATGACCAAGTCGGTAAAGAAATTACCGAAGATAAGGAATTTACCGCTCAAGTCCTTAAACAACTCGAACCTAAGTACAAAGACGAGACCGGTATTCCAGGTGAGAAAGTTACCGTAAAGAAACCAAACTTCACCGACAAAGATAACAATCCAACTACGGAACCAGCAGGTACGACGTACGAACGCGGCGAAAACGCTCCAGAAGGCGTGACTGTCAACAAAGACGGTAGCTTAACTGTTAAGGTACCAGAAGGCGCCAAAGACGGCGATGTGATCACTGTCCCAGTGAAGGTCACTTACCCAGACGGGACCACAGACACTGTGGAAGCCAAAGTCACTGTAAAAGACCAAAGCCAAAAGGTAGAACCAGCTTACACACCTGAAACAGCGAAACCAGGCGAAACGAAGAAAGTTGCGAAACCAAGCTTCACAGATAAAGATGGTCAAAAAGTAGATGAACCAAAAGACGCTAAGTACACAGCTCCAGACAAAGATGCAAAAGACTTGCCAAAAGGTGTGACAGTCAAAGAAGACGGCACCCTCACTGTCAAAGTTCCAAATGGTGCCAAAGATGGTTCAGATATTGAGGTTCCAGTTACTGTGAACCCAGATGGTAGTCTAGATGTGAAGATTCCAGAAAATGCCAAAGATGGCGTTGAAGTGAAAGTCCCAGTGAAAGTAACCTATTCAGACGGCACAACGGATCCCGTTAACGCCAAAGTCACTGTTGTCGACCAAAGCCAAAAGGTAGAACCAGCTTACACACCTGAAACAGCGAAACCAGGCGAAACGAAGAAAGTTGCGAAACCAAGCTTCACAGGTAAAGATGGTCAAAAAGTAGATGAACCCAAAGACGCTAAGTACACAGCTCCAGACAAAGATGCAAAAGACTTGCCAAAAGGTGTGACTGTCAAAGAAGACGGCACCCTTACTGTCAAAGTTCCAAATGGTGCCAAAGATGGTTCTGACATTGAGGTGCCAGTTACTGTGAACCCAGACGGTAGTCTAGATGTGAAGATTCCAGAAAATGCCAAAGATGGCATTGAAGTGAAGGTTCCTGTTAAGGTAACTTACCCAGATGACACAAGCGATACGGTTGATGCCAAAGTTACCGTCGTCGACCAAAGCCAAAAGGTAGAACCAGCTTACACACCTGAAACAGCGAAACCAGGCGAAACGAAGAAAGTTTCCAAACCAAGCTTTACAGATAAAGACGGCAATCCAACTAATGAACCTGAAAAAACAAACTATACAACGCCAGACAAGGACAAATTACCAGAAGGTGTGACAGTCAAAGAAGACGGCACCCTCACTGTCAAAGTTCCAAATGGTGCCAAAGATGGTTCAGATATTGAGGTTCCAGTTACTGTGAACCCAGACGGTAGTCTAGATGTGAAGATTCCAGAAAATGCCAAAGATGGCGTTGAAGTGAAAGTCCCAGTGAAAGTCACTTACCCAGACGGCACAACGGATACCGTTAACGCCAAAGTCACTGTTGTCGACCAAAGCCAAAAGGTAGAACCAGCTTACACACCTGAAACAGCGAAACCAGGCGAAACGAAGAAAGTTTCCAAACCAAGCTTTACAGATAAAGACGGCAATCCAACTAATGAACCTGAAAAAACAAGCTATACAGCTCTAGACAAGGACAAATTACCAGAAGGTGTGACAGTCAAAGAAGACGGCACCCTTACTGTCAAAGTTCCAAATGGTGCCAAAGATGGTTCAGATATTGAGGTTCCAGTTACTGTGAACCCAGATGGTAGTCTAGATGTGAAGATTCCAGAAAATGCCAAAGATGGCGTTGAAGTGAAAGTCCCAGTGAAAGTCACTTACCCAGATGGCACAAGCGATACGGTTGATGCCAAAGTTGCCGTCGTTGACCAAAGTCAAAAAGTTCAACCTAAGTACGACGACAAGACAGGCACCCCAGGTCAAGAAGTTCCAGTAGAAAAACCAAACTTCACTGACAAGGACAATAAGCCAACCAAGGTTCCTGAAGGTACGAAGTACGAATTAGGAAAAGACGCTCCACAAGGAGTAACCGTCAACCCAGACGGAAGCTTAAGTGTTAAGGTTCCAGAAGGCGCTAAAGACGGCGACGTGATCACTGTTCCGGTTAAGGTAACCTACCCAGATGGGACTACAGATACTGTCAACGCCAAAGTGACGGTTAAGGATCAAAGTCAAAAGGTAGAGCCTAAGTACGAGGACAAGACCGGCACCCCAGGTCAAGAAGTTCCAGTAGAAAAACCAAACTTTACTGACAAGGACAATAAGCCAACCAAGGTTCCTGAAGGTACGAAGTACGAATTAGGAAAAGACGCACCACAAGGTGTGACTGTCAACCCAGACGGTAGCTTAAATGTTAAGGTTCCAGAAGGGGCCAAAGATGGCGACGTGATTACTGTTCCAGTGAAAGTAACTTACCCAGACGGGACTACAGATACTGTGGAAGCTAAAGTCACTGTTGTTGACCAAAGTCAAAAAGTGGAACCTAAGTATGGTGAAAAGACAGGAACTCCAGGTCAAGAAGTTCCAGTTGAAAAACCAGTCTTCACTGACAAAGATGGCAACCCAACCAAGACTCCAGAAGGGGCTAAGTACGAACTTGGCAAGGATGCCCCACAAGGCGTGACTGTCAACCCAGACGGTAGCTTAAGTGTTAAAGTTCCAGAAGGCGCCAAAGACGGCGACGTGATTGCTGTTCCGGTTAAAGTAACCTACCCAGATGGCACTACAGATACTGTGGAAGCTAAAGTGACCGTCGTTGACCAAAGTCAAAAGGTCCAACCTAAATATGACGACAAGACCGGCACCCCGGGTAAAGAAGCTAAGGTAGATAAGCCAAACTTCACCGACAAAGACGGCAATCCAACTAAGACTCCAGAAGGTACTAAGTACGAACTTGGCAAGGATGCCCCACAAGGCGTGACTGTCAACCCAGACGGTAGCTTAAGTGTTAAAGTTCCAGAAGGCGCCAAAGACGGCGACGTGATTGCTGTTCCGGTTAAAGTAACCTACCCAGATGGCACTACAGATACTGTGGAAGCTAAAGTGACCGTCGTTGACCAAAGTCAAAAGGTCCAACCTAAATATGACGACAAGACCGGCACCCCGGGTAAAGAAGCTAAGGTAGATAAGCCAAACTTCACCGACAAAGACGGCAATCCAACTAAGACTCCAGAAGGTACTAAGTACGAACTTGGCAAGGATGCCCCACAAGGCGTGACTGTCAACCCAGACGGTAGCTTAAGTGTTAAAGTTCCAGAAGGCGCCAAAGACGGCGACGTGATTGCTGTTCCGGTTAAAGTAACCTACCCAGATGGCACTACAGATACTGTGGAAGCTAAAGTGACCGTCGTTGATCAAAGTCAAAAGGTTCAACCTAAATATGACGACAAGACCGGCACCCCGGGTAAAGAGGCTAAGGTAGAAAAACCAAACTTCACCGACAAAGGCGGCAACCCAACTAAGACTCCAGAAGGGGCTAAGTATGAACTTGGCAAGGACGCTCCACAAGGTGTGACAGTGAATCCAGATGGTAGCTTAACCGTGAAGGTTCCAGAAGGCGCTAAAGATGGTGACGTGATTACTGTTCCGGTTAAAGTAACCTACCCAGATGGCACTACTGATACTGTGGAAGCTAAAGTGACTGTCGTTGACCAAAGTCAAAAAGTTGAACCTAAGTACGGCGATAAGACCGGTACCCCAGGCCAAGAAGTGCCAGTGGAAAAACCAAACTTTACCGATAAAGATGGCAAGACCACTCCAGCCCCAGAAGGTACCAAGTACGAACTTGGTAAAGACGCCCCAGAAGGCGTGACTGTCCACCCAGACGGTAGCTTAACTGTGAAGGTTCCAGAAGGCGCCAAAGACGGCGATGTGATCACTGTACCAGTGAAAGTAACTTACCCAGACGGGACCACAGACACTGTGGAAGCTAAAGTCACTGTCAGCGATCAAAGTCAAAAATACACACCTAAACCAGTGATTACCTTGGTGGATGACTTGAATAAGATCACTAAGGAAGAACAAGACCAAGCAGTCAAATCGTTGAAAGACTTTAATAAAGATCTACCTAAGGACACGGTCATCACTATCGATAAGGACGGCAATGCGATCTTCACCTACCCAGATGGCACTAAAGACCTCATCGAAAAAGATAAAGTCTTTGCTGAACGTGAAACCACCTTGCCACCAGTCTTCGATAAAGTGAAGGAAGGCGACAAGCAAATCAGTGGTAAGACAGAAGCCTTCGCTAAGGTTATTGTGACGATTCCAGGTCTAGATAAGCCAGTTGAAGTCACTGCTGATAAAGACGGCAATTTCCTTGTTCCAGTTCCTGATGGAGTTACACTGAAAGCTAAGGACAAGATTACCGCTATTGCTCAAGGCAAGGATAAGAAGGTTTCAAAAGTAGGAGAAGTGATTGTGGATGAAATCCCAACTTCACCACTACCAAGTCCTTCAAGTCCAAAACCAGCTAGCCCAAGTCTTGAACCTAGCCATCCTGCTGCTCCTAAGACAGAGGACAACGATCACCCAAGTCAAGAAACTGATCACAGTCAACAACCAAGTCAAACTACAGTAACTGATCACAGTCAACAAGCAAAGACTGATCATTCTACTGAAACCATTGCTAAGGAAGACAGTCAAAGCGCTGCTACAGCAAGTCCAAAGCTCAGCCGAGTGGAAGAGAAAGAAAGTCAAACTAAAAAAGCCGCTCAAACTGAAAATGCCAACACCAGCCTACCTAAGACCGGTGTGGTTGCAGCACCAGTAGCCTTGGAACTCTTGTTAGTTGCCGCAGGAGCAATCCTAGCCCTTCCAAGCAAACGGAAAAACAAATAA
- a CDS encoding M48 family metalloprotease produces the protein METNDFMEGVKRLPLVRIIRKSNIGIIIWLIFNIIILELLFGNDPTTHPFIAFMRPIILYGISLVIALSPIGEAILRLQVGAKKIRRKEHVERLKPLWEEVYSQAKQKDPSLSDNIKLFMSNNQAMNAFATGQQTIVVHKGLLKLSDEHIKATLAHEFGHISNKDTDIILVVGVGNLIISAIFIIYQIFAAIVAIVFGLMGEYRELISTILINIILAGAMWLWTKIGLLCVNNSMRANEFLADQFAFKLGYGNELIETLDIIDSNSEEMEEKGLFAALMSTHPDTDDRIANLQELSGMIVEKFDY, from the coding sequence ATGGAAACAAATGATTTTATGGAAGGTGTGAAAAGATTACCCCTTGTGAGAATTATACGAAAAAGTAATATCGGAATTATTATTTGGCTTATTTTTAATATTATTATACTTGAGTTACTTTTTGGAAATGATCCCACTACCCATCCATTTATAGCGTTTATGAGGCCAATTATTTTATATGGTATTTCTCTTGTGATAGCTTTATCACCTATTGGAGAAGCCATTTTAAGATTACAGGTTGGTGCAAAAAAGATAAGACGAAAAGAGCATGTTGAGCGATTGAAGCCCTTGTGGGAAGAAGTCTATAGTCAAGCTAAGCAAAAGGATCCCTCTTTGTCAGACAATATAAAGCTATTTATGTCGAATAATCAAGCAATGAATGCTTTTGCAACTGGACAACAGACGATCGTTGTTCACAAAGGACTTTTAAAATTAAGTGATGAACATATAAAGGCGACATTAGCTCATGAATTTGGACATATATCTAATAAAGATACAGATATTATTCTTGTTGTTGGGGTTGGTAATTTAATCATCTCAGCAATATTTATTATCTATCAGATCTTTGCTGCAATAGTAGCTATAGTATTCGGTTTAATGGGTGAATATCGGGAACTCATTTCAACGATTTTGATTAATATAATTCTTGCTGGAGCTATGTGGCTGTGGACAAAAATTGGGCTTTTATGTGTTAATAATTCTATGCGTGCCAATGAATTTCTAGCTGATCAATTTGCTTTTAAACTAGGTTACGGTAATGAACTCATTGAAACCTTGGATATTATCGATAGTAATTCTGAAGAAATGGAAGAAAAAGGACTTTTTGCTGCTCTTATGTCAACTCATCCAGATACTGATGACCGTATTGCAAATCTTCAAGAGTTATCAGGGATGATCGTAGAGAAATTTGATTATTAA